The genomic region AGGAATCTCTTAAACGGCTTCCTTTTCCATTTTTCTCATTACATTAAGCATTAAAAACAATCCGGCTATAATCATTGTAAAATCTACAATAGGCTCCGCCCACCAAACAGCTGACACTCCGAATAATTTCGGCAACAGAAGTATCGCCGGAACAAATAATACCAATTGTCTCAACAGTACAATGATCCCTGCTTTTTTACCGTCTCCAATAGATTGAAAAAAGGTCAGTGTCATAATCATAATTCCGTATAAAATAAATGTGGAATAAAACATCTTAAAGTTTTTAACGCCGGCTTCAATAATCTCATGTCTTACACTGAATAACGACAGTAATGTATCGGAGCAAAACATTGACGGTATCCACGAAGCAGCCGCAAGAATAGTTGCTCCACACATAAAAATCTTCATCGTATCTTGTACTCGCCCGTATTGTTTTGCACCGAAATTTGCTCCTATAACAGGCTGCAATCCTTGACTCATTCCCCACAACGGAATAAATGAAAACATATATAATCTCATTGTTGCAGACATCAAAATTCCCCAGTTATCTCCGCCATATACAAAGGCTTGCTTAAATAAAAATGTTTGCTGCACCGCAAATAAAATTTGCATCATCATTGCCGAACTGCCGATACTAAACATTTCACGGTAAATTGCTTTGTACTTTTTGACTTTATGGATTTTCACAAATGAACTCTTCTTTGAAAAATAATGAAATGTTAATAAAGCTTGTACGATTTGAGATAATACGGTTGCGATAGCAGCTCCTTCAATAGCATACTCTCCCATGAGCTTCATAAGAATAGGGTCTAACATAATGTTGAGTATGGCTCCCGTTCCCATAATCATCATTGATTGTTTTAATGCCCCTTCGCCGCGCATTGTCATATTACCTGCTTGAGCGAAATTGACAAAGAGAGAGCCAAAGAACACAACCCGCAAATATCTAACACCAAGATCTTTAATATTTCCTTTAGCGCCAACCATGTCTAAAAAATGAGGTGCGAATATCAAACCTACTATTGTGATAATTGCAGAAAATAAAATAACCCAATAACAAAAATTGCCGAATATTTTATCTATTGTTTCTTTATCACCCTTACCGATAGCTCGTGATAATATCGATGCACTGCCTACGCCTATCAAAGCCGATATTCCGCCATTTATAATTGTCAAGGACATGGATACACTGATTGCCGACATCGCATAGTCCCCAATCAGCCGCCCTGCAAATATCCCATCCATAAACGGGTACAGACCGATAACCAGCATTCCGATTATTCCCGGGATAGCCAACTTGAATAACAATTCTTTAGCACTTTTAGTTAATAGTTGTGTTTTCATATCTTGTTTCATCGTAATTCACCTCTTCCTATTGGTTTAGTTATTTTTTTCAAGATCAATAATGTATTGTATGATTGTTTCTTTTATATACTTCTTATGAGCATCAAAAGAATTCCGTGCATTAAGCACTTCCGAACTCACTATTAAACTATTAATGTAATGAACTAAAAAACCATCCTTAAAAATATGTGCTGTAATTCCCAGTTTCTTTGCAATGAGATCAAGTTCTTTGGTTGTATGCAATTTTAGTTCTTGATATAAATCTTCCAAATCCCGATTATAGTTTTTTGCTTGCAAAAGAAGTGCGTACAGCTTCATTAAATCGGTTTTCGCTAATGCCTTACTTGTTAAAATATCACCCATTTGCTGATATTTATCTTTGCTCCGATTATGCGCTAAATATTCAGTTATCAAGCTATTTCTGTATTCATTTCCATCAAGCATCAAGTCTTTAAGCATTTCAGTTGTACTTGCATAATGATGATACACGCCGCCTCTACTCATACCTATTTCAGTAATGACATCTTCCATTGTTGTATTCTGAAAACCTTTATCTAAAAAGCATCTTTTTGCGGCTTCTCGAATTTCTCTTTTTCTCATCTGTCCAACTTTTTGTTTTTCTTCTTTCAACAAAGTTTCCTCCTTGCAAAAAACCGACAATATTGTCGGTTTTTTAATATAACGTTATTATCGAGTAATGTCAAGTAAAAAAACCGCTTTTGCAAACAGCGCGAAATGAACAGTATAGACAAATAATAGTTAAAAACAGTAGACTTTAGTAATTATGGCATCGAGTAAAACATATTTAGACTTCATTTTGGAGCAGTTATCGGAATTGCAGGACATACGCTATCGCGCAATGATGGGAGAATTTATCATTTACTATCGAGATAAAATTGTGGGCGGTATCTACGATGACCGCTTACTGGTAAAAGCGGTTCCGTCGGCAATTGCGTATATGCCGAACGCTTCCTACGAATTGCCGTATCAAGGCGCAAAAGAAATGCTTTTAGTAGACGAAGTTGATGACAAAGCATTTATAACGGGTTTGTTTAATGCAATGTATGATGAATTACCGGCGCCGAAAATGAAGAAGAAAAGATAAAAAGTGTGCGGTATGATGTCAAATTCATGAACTGAAGGAAACTGATTGCCGGTAAAAGTTTGGTCTGATAAATTATATATTGTTCAGTGCGGTACACATTATCATCAATAAAAAAATTGTAAGGCATCGGTAATTATGGCATCGAGTAAAACATATTTAGATTTTATTTTGGAGCAGTTCTCGGAATGATAACACTGCAAAATGTTTCTTTTTCATATCCGGATTCTGCGGAGACATTATTCGACGGATTCTCCGCAGCGCTTGGAGGAGCATCCCATTGGACATGTATTACCGGTGCAAACGGCTGCGGAAAAACGACATTACTCAAATTAATCGCAGGGATGCTTCTGCCGCTTTCAGGGATAATTAAATGCGAATCGGCAGTATACTGTGCGCAAAACAGTACGGAACTGCCCGATACTGCGTATACATTGTTCTGGGATGCGGATAACGAAGTGCGTCGCTTTTTCTCGCTGCTTAATATTACGGCAAAACAGCTTGAACGCTGGGAAACGCTTTCGGGCGGAGAAAAGAAGCGGCTGCAAATTGCCTGTGCTTTAGCGGAGCGTCCTTCGGTTCTGCTGCTTGACGAACCGACCAATCACTTGGATGCCGCTTCAAAAGAGCTCATTATAAATGCCTTAAAACTGTTTACCGGCACAGGGATGATTGTCAGTCATGACCGCGCCTTTGCCGATTCATTGTGTACCGCTACCTTCTACTTATATCGGGAATCGGCAGCATTCGCAGACGGAGCCGATTCAATCAGAGGTAAGCTCTATGCTGCGAATGTAAGTACAGCGCTTGAACTTTGGGACACAGAGCGAGCTTCCTGCCTTTCGGAATGGCATAAAGCTGACGCAGGGGTTTCAAAAGCAAAAGCACTTTCCGATATGTGGCAGCGCGAGGCAGAACATTCTAAGAACCGCCTGAGGAATGTGTACGGCGGAAAAGACCACGACGCAGCACAAAAAATCCGCCTCGCCATTGTTACCGGTAAAGACAGGACGCCGGGCACGGTAAAAAAATGTTTTGACAGCCGCCGTGAACAAGCCG from Treponema vincentii harbors:
- a CDS encoding MATE family efflux transporter; this translates as MKQDMKTQLLTKSAKELLFKLAIPGIIGMLVIGLYPFMDGIFAGRLIGDYAMSAISVSMSLTIINGGISALIGVGSASILSRAIGKGDKETIDKIFGNFCYWVILFSAIITIVGLIFAPHFLDMVGAKGNIKDLGVRYLRVVFFGSLFVNFAQAGNMTMRGEGALKQSMMIMGTGAILNIMLDPILMKLMGEYAIEGAAIATVLSQIVQALLTFHYFSKKSSFVKIHKVKKYKAIYREMFSIGSSAMMMQILFAVQQTFLFKQAFVYGGDNWGILMSATMRLYMFSFIPLWGMSQGLQPVIGANFGAKQYGRVQDTMKIFMCGATILAAASWIPSMFCSDTLLSLFSVRHEIIEAGVKNFKMFYSTFILYGIMIMTLTFFQSIGDGKKAGIIVLLRQLVLFVPAILLLPKLFGVSAVWWAEPIVDFTMIIAGLFLMLNVMRKMEKEAV
- a CDS encoding TetR/AcrR family transcriptional regulator, whose translation is MKEEKQKVGQMRKREIREAAKRCFLDKGFQNTTMEDVITEIGMSRGGVYHHYASTTEMLKDLMLDGNEYRNSLITEYLAHNRSKDKYQQMGDILTSKALAKTDLMKLYALLLQAKNYNRDLEDLYQELKLHTTKELDLIAKKLGITAHIFKDGFLVHYINSLIVSSEVLNARNSFDAHKKYIKETIIQYIIDLEKNN
- a CDS encoding TfoX/Sxy family protein is translated as MASSKTYLDFILEQLSELQDIRYRAMMGEFIIYYRDKIVGGIYDDRLLVKAVPSAIAYMPNASYELPYQGAKEMLLVDEVDDKAFITGLFNAMYDELPAPKMKKKR
- a CDS encoding ATP-binding cassette domain-containing protein — translated: MITLQNVSFSYPDSAETLFDGFSAALGGASHWTCITGANGCGKTTLLKLIAGMLLPLSGIIKCESAVYCAQNSTELPDTAYTLFWDADNEVRRFFSLLNITAKQLERWETLSGGEKKRLQIACALAERPSVLLLDEPTNHLDAASKELIINALKLFTGTGMIVSHDRAFADSLCTATFYLYRESAAFADGADSIRGKLYAANVSTALELWDTERASCLSEWHKADAGVSKAKALSDMWQREAEHSKNRLRNVYGGKDHDAAQKIRLAIVTGKDRTPGTVKKCFDSRREQAEKRRDAQAKPLNRKEGFSPAQADTSVFIPKVLIHLPPQIISAGEDGSYTLQIPELTVQKQSRIALTGANGTGKTLLAHTILNRIREADLQKKSDGESLSFYLPQEIPKAEEQAVLAHFFSLDKELRSEILSTVYRMGSNPKALLTFTDSKRISPGELRKLMIALAMSNPLKVLILDEPTNHLDILSARLLETALAKISCALIIISHDSVFLQNCNCTELWQIIKTGSCGMLERIDNPYPCSCNAGSCLVNP